In Prescottella soli, a genomic segment contains:
- a CDS encoding IclR family transcriptional regulator, which produces MSTSRVKSAERVLDVLDLLARRGVPMAATEISSALDLPKSTTHHLLNVMRDRRFVAYWPDQRAWTLGVSAFEVGASYMRSGPLHREGQRHMVALTQAADETSHLAVLQGTDVIYLDKREPLKPGVRLVTEVGTRLPAHLTAVGRSILARLDPEQLSALYAGYSWPTRTGEGPTSLDDLRALLRTDRELGYAVERDSTTNGVTCIASPVVTRDGRPVAALGLAYLTGSRTEESTTDLARLVTDAAAHFSDSLSDRMLEESMEA; this is translated from the coding sequence ATGTCGACGAGCCGGGTCAAGTCCGCGGAGCGAGTGCTCGACGTGCTCGACCTGCTCGCCCGCCGCGGCGTGCCGATGGCCGCGACCGAGATCTCGAGCGCACTGGATCTCCCCAAGAGCACCACGCACCACCTGCTCAACGTGATGCGGGACCGGCGCTTCGTCGCGTACTGGCCCGATCAGCGGGCGTGGACGCTCGGCGTCTCCGCGTTCGAGGTGGGGGCGTCGTACATGCGCTCCGGTCCGCTGCATCGTGAGGGGCAACGCCACATGGTCGCCCTCACGCAGGCCGCGGACGAGACCTCGCACCTGGCGGTTCTGCAGGGCACCGACGTGATCTACCTGGACAAGCGCGAGCCGCTCAAGCCCGGCGTGCGCCTCGTGACGGAGGTGGGCACGCGACTGCCGGCGCATCTGACGGCCGTCGGACGGTCGATCCTCGCCCGTCTCGACCCCGAGCAGCTCAGCGCGCTGTACGCGGGCTACAGCTGGCCCACGCGCACCGGTGAGGGCCCCACGTCGCTCGACGACCTGCGGGCGCTGCTGCGCACGGATCGTGAGCTGGGCTACGCGGTGGAGCGCGACTCCACCACCAACGGCGTGACCTGTATCGCGAGTCCCGTCGTCACGCGGGACGGGCGGCCGGTCGCCGCGCTGGGCCTCGCCTATCTGACCGGCTCGCGCACCGAGGAATCGACCACCGACCTGGCCCGACTGGTCACCGACGCCGCCGCCCACTTCTCGGACAGCCTCAGCGATCGAATGCTCGAAGAGTCGATGGAGGCCTGA
- a CDS encoding IclR family transcriptional regulator yields the protein MAPGDVTRSVSRTFELLGAIIEHGGLTLADAAKTTDLATSTALRLIRSLEQTEFVLRGEDNVYRVGPRLLQIGAKAIADNQLLVRAQPAMAEIAEITRESTYLSAPGPRGTALYMGQIEGTHAIRHMGWVGQTVPLRGTAVGAALLGEVGAHGYAIAHDTIEDHSTGVAAPIYDAIGRIVGALSVVGPTFRLDDDLCAQHGQVLVERCARLSAELGRTTPSPTGDSPN from the coding sequence ATGGCCCCCGGTGACGTGACACGCAGTGTCAGTCGCACCTTCGAACTGCTCGGCGCGATCATCGAGCACGGCGGGCTGACCCTCGCCGACGCGGCGAAGACGACCGATCTGGCGACCAGCACGGCGCTGCGCCTGATCCGCAGCCTCGAGCAGACCGAGTTCGTCCTCCGCGGCGAGGACAACGTCTACCGAGTCGGTCCGCGGCTGCTGCAGATCGGCGCGAAGGCCATCGCGGACAACCAGCTACTCGTCCGCGCGCAGCCGGCCATGGCCGAGATCGCCGAGATCACCCGGGAGTCGACATACCTGTCGGCTCCCGGGCCTCGGGGCACGGCGTTGTACATGGGACAGATCGAGGGCACCCACGCCATCCGGCACATGGGATGGGTGGGGCAGACGGTGCCGCTGCGGGGAACCGCGGTCGGCGCGGCGCTGCTCGGCGAGGTGGGTGCGCACGGCTACGCCATCGCCCACGACACGATCGAGGACCACTCGACCGGTGTTGCCGCCCCGATCTACGACGCCATCGGCCGGATCGTGGGGGCGCTGAGCGTCGTCGGGCCCACGTTCCGCCTCGACGACGACCTCTGCGCCCAGCACGGACAGGTGCTCGTCGAGCGCTGCGCGCGACTGTCCGCCGAACTGGGCCGCACCACCCCGTCACCCACCGGAGACAGCCCGAACTGA